A part of Plectropomus leopardus isolate mb unplaced genomic scaffold, YSFRI_Pleo_2.0 unplaced_scaffold25355, whole genome shotgun sequence genomic DNA contains:
- the rbmx2 gene encoding RNA-binding motif protein, X-linked 2: MNPLTKVKLINELNEREADLGVRESVSWHTEYRDSAWVFVGGFPYELTEGDVICVFSQYGEIVNINLVRDKKTGKSKGFCFICYEDQRSTVLAVDNFNGIKIKGRTIRVDHVKDYRPPKDTEDMDDITKRLREEGCAPKGRASSSSSSEEDEQYSVPVKKPKKDKKEKKKKKKEKKKKEKERARQSSSSSSPPPRPLRPPAVRVKQEKEDAAYDKYNQRGTPPPGGQQNGQRARDNERLRGEEERRTGTDGDRHRDREGDRHRDGDRRRETDRDYDRKRELDRDTRRETDRDKDGDRRRETDRDRDTRRETDRDGDRRRETDRDRDRRRETDRDSDRRRETDKDRRKDADRSKH, encoded by the exons ACAGGGACAGCGCCTGGGTGTTTGTGG GAGGATTTCCGTACGAGCTGACGGAGGGCGACGTCATCTGCGTCTTCTCTCA GTACGGAGAGATCGTCAACATCAACCTGGTCCGAGACAAGAAGACGGGGAAGTCCAAAGGCTTCTGCTTCATCTGCTACGAGGACCAGAGGAGCACCGTCCTCGCCGTGGACAACTTCAACGGCATCAAG ATTAAAGGTCGGACGATCCGCGTGGACCACGTCAAAGACTACCGTCCCCCCAAAGACACGGAGGACATGGATGACATCACCAAACGTCTGAGGGAGGAGGGCTGCGCTCCCAAAGGTcgcgcctcctcctcctcgtcctccgaGGAAGACGAGCAGTACAGCGTTCCTGTGAAGAAGCCCAAAAAAG acaaaaaagagaagaagaagaagaaaaaagagaagaagaagaaggagaaggagagggcGCGGcagtcctcctcgtcctcctcgccGCCTCCTCGTCCTCTTCGTCCTCCGGCCGTCAGAGTCAAACAGGAGAAGGAGGACGCCGCCTACGACAAGTACAACCAGCGGGGGACGCCACCGCCAGGAGGACAACAGAATGGACAGAGAGCCAGAGACAACGAGAGACTgcggggggaggaggagaggaggacggggacagatggagacagacatCGAGACAGGGAGggggacagacacagagatggggacaggaggagagagacagacagagactatGACCGAAAAAGAGAGTTAGACCGAGACAcaagaagagagacagacagagacaaagatggtgacaggaggagggagacggacagagacagagacacaagaagagagacagacagggacggTGACAGGAGGAGGGAGACGGACAGAGACCGCGAtagaagaagagagacagacagagacagtgacagaagGAGGGAGACGGACAAAGACAGAAGGAAAGACGCAGACAGAAGTAAACACTGA